The genomic stretch CCCAGGGTTGAATCCTGACAAAGATTGATGATTGGAATAGCACTTACCATCCAATCCCACACACTCAGATGCGCTACTGCAACAAGCAGTTATATCGCTTTTATCGCTCCATGCCACATCATAGGAATTTCCTGTCTGGCGCCCGTTTACATAATTGAGATATTTATTAGCATTGCCTTCGCAGCACTTTGCTAATGTGCTAGTGCATTCGCCACGAGAATTGACCAGGTCTTTAGGCGAGTCGCAGCAAGCGCTTTTTCCGCTCACGCCAGGGCAATTTGCAGTAACATAATATTCATTAGCATCATCCCCGCAGCACTCTGTTGATGTAGCTGTGTCATATTCACCAAATACCTTCTTTTCCCCGCTTTTAACCCATTTTAATTTGCAATCTTTGCAAGAAGTTCCATCATAATCACAATCAAACCACCAGTTAGTCACCCATTCGCAGTCAGCAATATTGTCATTCCCCCCAGAGTTGAATCCTGGCGAGGATTGATGATTGGAATAGCACTTTCCGTCCAATCCCACACACTCAGCTGTGCTACTGCAACAAGCAGTTATATCGCTTCTATCGCTCCATGCTACAGAATAATAATTTGTATCCTGCCTACCATTTAAATAGTTAAAAACATAATTGGAAGAGCAGATGGAGACGCAGATTCCATTGCTGCATGTATATCCAGAAGCACAAATTGGAGTATTTATTACAGAACCCCACTCTAAGCAGGAATCGCTGTCATAATTACCACATGTTTGATAGCCACTTCCTGAACATTGTTTTGCTCCTGAAGTTGTGCATTCATTAGTGCATGAAGCAACACATGCTCCATTGCTGCATGTGTATCCTGAAGCGCAATTTGTTACAGAACTCCACTCATAACAAGAATTACTATCATAATCCCCGCATGTTTGATATCCGGTTGTACCATAACATTGTTTAGTTCCTGATGTGCACTGATTTGTACACTGCGATAGACCCACAGAAGTAATAGCATAAATAAATCTGGAGTCTATTCCTGCTTCTCCCGCATATATTCTAAAAAAACCATCTTCCCCCCAATAAGTCCCCCAGGAATTTTTAGCAATCCAGTATGTTTTTCCATTTGAAGTGCCATAACCAACAATAACAACAACATGGTTACCTTCATAATCACCAGAAGTGTATTTATATATCCCATCACTATAAAAATAAAAATCATAATAGATATACATTCCAGTTACCAAAGGACCTTTTTCTGTTAGCGCCTGTTTTATTGCTTCGGTATTACTTAATGATACAGAACTATAAGAAATTCCGGACACCCCATTTTCCAGGTTTATACATGAATTTGAACAACTTTGGTCTGTTGCAGTGTAAGGAAAACATGATTCAGTCTTGCTTCCATCATCCTCGATATATTCTAAAGATTCACTTGCATAACCACCATCAACACAATTTCCGGCCCCGCTGCACGAAACTAAATCTTGCTCAGATAAATCAATATTAAGAGCAGGATTATCATCATAAATTCTTGCAGCTGCTTCAACAGCCCCAACAGTAGCAAATGCCCAACAACTTCCGCAAGATCCCTGGTCTTTAACAGAAGTAACATAATTTTTTCCATTATAATTTCTCCAATCAAAAGAATCTGGAGGACTTGAAGAAGTGCTTGAATAAACTTTTGTCTCTTTTGGTTTTGCTTCTTC from Candidatus Woesearchaeota archaeon encodes the following:
- a CDS encoding C1 family peptidase — its product is MAKKMLLFGVIFLLVLMFVLAGCKKTGEAAVSKGTQFDNTFSSESYKKIYQEKISKLPKEDIKELAKARKDIIEQKRLIKQYENQKIEITSAQKAALESAQQKFKSLLEKYEIPEEIDQEVDEINENSETWNANYNSIMLMPDEMKKQHLGSNDEEAKPKETKVYSSTSSSPPDSFDWRNYNGKNYVTSVKDQGSCGSCWAFATVGAVEAAARIYDDNPALNIDLSEQDLVSCSGAGNCVDGGYASESLEYIEDDGSKTESCFPYTATDQSCSNSCINLENGVSGISYSSVSLSNTEAIKQALTEKGPLVTGMYIYYDFYFYSDGIYKYTSGDYEGNHVVVIVGYGTSNGKTYWIAKNSWGTYWGEDGFFRIYAGEAGIDSRFIYAITSVGLSQCTNQCTSGTKQCYGTTGYQTCGDYDSNSCYEWSSVTNCASGYTCSNGACVASCTNECTTSGAKQCSGSGYQTCGNYDSDSCLEWGSVINTPICASGYTCSNGICVSICSSNYVFNYLNGRQDTNYYSVAWSDRSDITACCSSTAECVGLDGKCYSNHQSSPGFNSGGNDNIADCEWVTNWWFDCDYDGTSCKDCKLKWVKSGEKKVFGEYDTATSTECCGDDANEYYVTANCPGVSGKSACCDSPKDLVNSRGECTSTLAKCCEGNANKYLNYVNGRQTGNSYDVAWSDKSDITACCSSASECVGLDGKCYSNHQSLSGFNPGGNDNIADCEWVTNWWFDCDYDGTACKDCKLRWVKGGETAAFGEYSTGAATECCGDDANEYYVTGDCTNSGKTACCNSANDKINAQGKCVSRC